The Pseudomonas sp. R4-35-07 genome contains a region encoding:
- the hutU gene encoding urocanate hydratase translates to MPRSPAVTDFSKARPTKYRDVEIRAARGNTLTAKSWLTEAPLRMLMNNLDPQVAENPKELVVYGGIGRAARNWECYDQIVESLTNLNDDETLLVQSGKPVGVFKTHSNAPRVLIANSNLVPHWASWEHFNELDAKGLAMYGQMTAGSWIYIGSQGIVQGTYETFVEAGRQHYDSNLKGRWVLTAGLGGMGGAQPLAATLAGACSLNIECQQVSIDFRLNSRYVDEQATDLDDALARIAKYTQEGKAISIALLGNAAEILPELVKRGVRPDMVTDQTSAHDPLNGYLPAGWTWDEYRARAKTEPAAVIKAAKQSMAVHVKAMLEFQKQGIPTFDYGNNIRQMAQEEGVENAFDFPGFVPAYIRPLFCRGIGPFRWAALSGDPQDIYKTDAKVKELIPDDAHLHNWLDMARERISFQGLPARICWVGLGQRAKLGLAFNEMVRSGELSAPVVIGRDHLDSGSVASPNRETESMQDGSDAVSDWPLLNALLNTASGATWVSLHHGGGVGMGFSQHSGMVIVCDGTDEAAERIARVLHNDPATGVMRHADAGYQIAIDCAKEQGLNLPMIK, encoded by the coding sequence ATGCCGAGGAGTCCAGCTGTGACCGATTTTTCGAAAGCAAGGCCTACAAAATACCGTGACGTCGAAATCCGCGCCGCCCGCGGTAACACGCTCACCGCCAAAAGCTGGCTGACTGAAGCGCCGCTGCGCATGCTGATGAACAACCTCGACCCGCAAGTGGCCGAGAACCCCAAGGAACTGGTGGTATACGGCGGTATCGGGCGTGCCGCGCGCAACTGGGAGTGCTACGACCAGATCGTCGAGAGCCTTACGAATCTGAACGACGACGAAACCCTGCTGGTGCAATCCGGCAAGCCGGTCGGCGTGTTCAAGACCCACAGCAATGCCCCGCGCGTACTGATCGCCAACTCCAACCTGGTGCCGCACTGGGCCAGTTGGGAACACTTCAATGAACTGGATGCCAAGGGCCTGGCCATGTACGGCCAGATGACTGCCGGCAGCTGGATCTACATCGGCAGCCAGGGCATCGTCCAGGGCACTTACGAAACCTTCGTCGAAGCCGGTCGCCAGCATTACGACAGCAACTTGAAAGGCCGTTGGGTGCTCACCGCCGGCCTCGGCGGCATGGGCGGTGCCCAGCCTTTGGCCGCGACCCTGGCCGGCGCGTGCTCGCTGAACATCGAATGCCAGCAGGTCAGCATCGATTTCCGTTTGAACAGCCGCTATGTCGACGAGCAGGCCACCGACCTTGACGACGCCCTGGCGCGCATCGCCAAGTACACCCAGGAAGGCAAGGCGATCTCCATTGCCCTGCTGGGTAACGCCGCTGAAATTCTGCCGGAACTGGTCAAGCGTGGCGTGCGCCCGGACATGGTCACCGACCAGACCAGCGCCCACGACCCGCTCAACGGCTACCTGCCGGCCGGCTGGACCTGGGACGAATACCGCGCCCGCGCCAAGACCGAGCCTGCCGCTGTGATCAAGGCCGCCAAACAGTCGATGGCGGTGCACGTCAAAGCCATGCTCGAGTTCCAGAAACAAGGCATTCCGACCTTCGACTACGGTAATAACATCCGCCAGATGGCCCAGGAAGAAGGCGTGGAAAACGCCTTCGATTTCCCAGGCTTCGTACCGGCCTACATCCGCCCGCTGTTCTGCCGGGGTATCGGCCCGTTCCGCTGGGCCGCGCTGTCGGGCGACCCGCAAGACATCTACAAGACCGACGCCAAAGTCAAAGAACTGATCCCCGACGACGCCCACCTGCACAACTGGTTGGACATGGCCCGCGAGCGCATCAGCTTCCAGGGCTTGCCGGCGCGTATCTGCTGGGTCGGCCTGGGCCAGCGCGCCAAGCTCGGCCTGGCGTTCAACGAGATGGTGCGCAGCGGCGAGTTGTCCGCGCCTGTCGTAATCGGTCGCGATCACCTCGACTCCGGCTCGGTGGCCAGCCCCAACCGTGAAACCGAATCCATGCAGGACGGCTCCGACGCTGTGTCCGACTGGCCGCTGCTCAACGCCTTGCTCAACACTGCGAGCGGCGCGACCTGGGTGTCGTTGCACCACGGCGGCGGCGTCGGCATGGGCTTTTCCCAGCACTCGGGCATGGTGATCGTGTGTGACGGCACCGACGAAGCGGCCGAGCGCATTGCGCGGGTGCTGCATAACGACCCGGCTACCGGGGTGATGCGGCATGCGGATGCGGGTTACCAGATTGCGATCGATTGCGCCAAGGAACAGGGCCTCAACCTGCCGATGATCAAGTAA
- a CDS encoding proline/glycine betaine ABC transporter permease codes for MFPESFTFSIADWVNGWVDSLVTNYGDVFRHISDTLLWAIVNLESLLRAAPWWLMLAIVGVIAWHATRKVVTTAVIVGLLFLVGAVGLWDKLMQTLALMMVATVISVLIGIPLGILSARSNRLRSVLMPLLDIMQTMPSFVYLIPVLMLFGLGKVPAIFATVIYAAPPLIRLTDLGIRQVDGEVMEAINAFGANRWQQLFGVQLPLALPSIMAGINQTTMMALSMVVIASMIGARGLGEDVLVGIQTLNVGRGLEAGLAIVILAVVIDRITQAYGRPRHEASK; via the coding sequence ATGTTTCCTGAGAGTTTTACGTTTTCCATTGCCGACTGGGTCAACGGTTGGGTGGATTCGCTGGTCACCAACTACGGCGACGTGTTCCGGCACATTTCCGACACCCTGCTATGGGCCATCGTCAATCTGGAAAGCCTGCTGCGCGCAGCGCCTTGGTGGCTGATGCTGGCCATCGTCGGCGTCATCGCCTGGCACGCCACGCGCAAGGTGGTGACCACGGCCGTGATTGTCGGTTTGTTGTTCCTCGTCGGCGCGGTCGGCCTGTGGGACAAACTGATGCAGACCCTCGCGCTGATGATGGTCGCCACGGTGATCTCGGTGCTGATCGGCATCCCCTTGGGCATTCTTTCCGCGCGCAGCAATCGCTTGCGTTCGGTATTGATGCCGTTGCTCGACATCATGCAAACCATGCCCAGCTTCGTGTACCTGATCCCGGTGCTGATGCTGTTCGGCCTGGGCAAGGTACCGGCGATTTTCGCCACGGTCATTTACGCCGCGCCGCCGCTGATCCGCCTGACGGATCTGGGCATTCGCCAGGTCGACGGCGAAGTCATGGAAGCGATCAACGCCTTCGGCGCCAACCGCTGGCAGCAGCTGTTCGGCGTGCAACTGCCGTTGGCGCTGCCGAGCATCATGGCGGGCATCAACCAGACCACCATGATGGCGTTGTCGATGGTGGTGATCGCCTCGATGATCGGCGCCCGTGGCTTGGGTGAAGACGTACTCGTCGGCATCCAGACCCTCAACGTCGGCCGAGGCCTCGAAGCCGGGCTGGCGATCGTGATCCTCGCCGTGGTCATCGACCGCATTACCCAGGCCTATGGTCGTCCACGGCATGAGGCGAGCAAATGA
- a CDS encoding glycine betaine/L-proline ABC transporter ATP-binding protein: protein MTTVSKIEVKNVFKIFGNRSKEALALIGQGKTKDQVLAETGCVVGVNDLSLSIGTGEIFVIMGLSGSGKSTLVRHFNRLIDPTSGAILVDGEDILQLDMEALRQFRRHKISMVFQSFGLLPHKSVLDNVAYGLKVRGETKQVCAERALHWIETVGLKGYENKYPHQLSGGMRQRVGLARALAADTDIILMDEAFSALDPLIRAEMQDQLLELQKTLHKTIVFITHDLDEAVRIGNRIAILKDGKLIQVGTPREILHSPADEYVDRFVQRRAAVV, encoded by the coding sequence ATGACTACCGTCAGCAAAATCGAAGTCAAGAACGTCTTCAAGATCTTCGGCAACCGCTCCAAAGAAGCGCTGGCGCTGATTGGCCAGGGCAAGACCAAGGATCAGGTGCTGGCCGAGACCGGTTGCGTGGTCGGCGTGAACGACTTGTCCCTGAGCATTGGCACTGGTGAGATCTTTGTGATCATGGGCCTGTCGGGCTCCGGCAAATCCACCCTGGTGCGCCACTTCAACCGCCTGATCGACCCCACCAGCGGCGCGATTTTGGTCGACGGTGAAGACATTCTGCAACTGGACATGGAAGCCCTGCGCCAATTCCGTCGCCACAAGATCAGCATGGTGTTCCAGAGCTTCGGCCTGCTGCCCCACAAGAGCGTGCTCGATAATGTTGCCTATGGCTTGAAAGTGCGCGGCGAAACCAAGCAGGTGTGTGCCGAACGCGCCCTGCACTGGATCGAAACCGTGGGCCTCAAGGGCTATGAGAACAAATACCCGCACCAGCTCTCTGGCGGCATGCGTCAACGTGTCGGCCTGGCCCGCGCCCTGGCGGCCGACACCGACATCATCCTGATGGACGAGGCCTTCAGCGCCCTCGACCCGCTGATCCGCGCCGAGATGCAAGACCAGCTGCTTGAGCTGCAAAAGACCCTGCACAAGACCATCGTATTTATCACCCACGACCTCGACGAGGCGGTGCGCATCGGCAACCGCATTGCGATCCTCAAGGACGGCAAGCTGATTCAGGTCGGCACGCCCAGGGAGATTCTGCATTCGCCGGCGGATGAGTATGTGGACCGGTTCGTTCAGCGGCGGGCGGCGGTGGTCTGA
- a CDS encoding ABC transporter substrate-binding protein has translation MKMHKTLLTTLLSAGLLASAGAQAAGWCESGKPVKFAGLNWESGMLLTDILQTVLEKGYDCKTDSLPGNSITMENALSSNDIQVFAEEWVGRSEVWNKAEKAGKVVGVGAPVVGAVEGWYVPRYVIEGDAKRKLEAKAPDLKTIADLAKYAAVFKDQEEPSKGRFYNCPAGWTCELDNSEMLKSYGLESTYTNFRPGTGPALDAAVLSSYKRGEPILFYYWSPTPLMGQVDLVKLEEKPGVDKSVSIKVGLSKVFHEQAPELVAVLEKVNLPIDLLNQNLGRMAKERIESPKLAKIFLKEHPEVWHAWVSEDAAKKIDAAL, from the coding sequence ATGAAAATGCATAAGACCCTGCTGACCACGTTGCTTTCTGCGGGCTTGCTGGCAAGCGCCGGCGCTCAGGCGGCCGGCTGGTGCGAATCCGGCAAGCCGGTGAAGTTCGCCGGCCTGAACTGGGAAAGCGGCATGTTGCTCACCGACATCCTGCAAACCGTGCTGGAGAAAGGCTACGACTGCAAAACCGACAGCCTGCCGGGCAATTCCATCACCATGGAAAACGCCCTGAGCAGTAACGACATCCAGGTGTTTGCCGAAGAGTGGGTCGGCCGCAGCGAAGTCTGGAACAAGGCCGAGAAGGCCGGCAAAGTCGTTGGCGTCGGTGCGCCCGTGGTTGGCGCCGTTGAAGGCTGGTACGTGCCGCGCTACGTGATCGAAGGCGACGCCAAGCGCAAGCTGGAAGCCAAGGCCCCGGACCTCAAGACGATTGCCGACCTGGCCAAGTACGCCGCGGTGTTCAAGGACCAGGAAGAACCATCCAAGGGACGCTTCTACAACTGCCCGGCCGGCTGGACCTGCGAACTGGACAACAGTGAAATGCTCAAAAGCTACGGCCTGGAAAGCACCTACACCAACTTCCGCCCCGGCACCGGCCCGGCGCTGGATGCGGCGGTGTTGTCGAGCTACAAGCGCGGCGAGCCGATCCTGTTCTACTACTGGTCGCCGACGCCGCTGATGGGCCAGGTGGATCTGGTCAAGCTGGAAGAAAAACCGGGCGTGGATAAAAGCGTGAGCATCAAGGTCGGCCTGTCCAAGGTCTTCCACGAGCAAGCGCCGGAACTGGTGGCCGTGCTGGAAAAGGTCAACCTGCCCATCGACCTGTTGAACCAGAACCTGGGCCGCATGGCCAAGGAGCGGATCGAGTCGCCGAAACTGGCGAAAATTTTCCTCAAGGAACATCCTGAAGTCTGGCACGCCTGGGTGAGCGAAGACGCCGCCAAGAAAATCGACGCGGCCTTGTAG
- a CDS encoding cytosine permease → MAANDTTPLIERRSIDYIPEAERHGRLLSQFTLWLGANLQITAIVTGALAVVLGGDVFWSLIGLLIGQLLGGGVMALHAAQGPKLGLPQMISSRVQFGVYGAAIPIVLVCLMYLGFTATGTVLSGQALGQLFGVSDSVGILIFASVIVLVTVLGYRVIHFIGRVASVIGVIAFVYLFSRLMGQADIGALLQIRHFSWSSFLLAVSLAASWQIAFGPYVADYSRYLPSSTSSVKTFLAAGAGSVIGAQVAMVLGVFAAAMANGQFAGHEVAYIVGLSGSGAAAALLYFSIAFGKVTISTLNSYGSFMCIATIISGFQGHLRVSRLQRLLFVLAIVGTATLIALLGQHSFLGAFKSFILFLLAFFTPWSAINLVDYYCITRERYDVPALADPKGRYGRWNPLGISVYVFGVLVQLPFISTKFYTGPLVETLGGVDISWIIGLVLPAALYYLCAKKWHGTMPDQLILPVEQDSVAPTQTSGIGRAAAQA, encoded by the coding sequence ATGGCTGCAAACGACACCACCCCGTTGATCGAAAGGCGTTCGATCGACTACATCCCGGAAGCGGAAAGACATGGTCGTCTATTGAGCCAGTTCACCCTGTGGCTGGGTGCCAACCTGCAGATCACGGCTATCGTCACCGGGGCCCTGGCCGTGGTGCTGGGCGGGGATGTGTTCTGGTCGTTGATCGGTCTGTTGATCGGCCAACTGCTGGGCGGCGGGGTGATGGCGTTGCATGCCGCGCAAGGGCCCAAGCTTGGCCTGCCGCAGATGATTTCCAGCCGGGTGCAGTTCGGCGTGTATGGCGCGGCCATTCCGATCGTGCTGGTGTGCCTGATGTACCTGGGCTTCACCGCCACCGGCACCGTATTGTCCGGGCAGGCGCTGGGCCAGTTGTTCGGGGTCAGCGACAGCGTCGGTATCCTGATCTTCGCCAGTGTCATCGTGCTGGTTACGGTGCTCGGTTACCGGGTGATCCACTTCATCGGTCGCGTCGCCAGCGTCATTGGCGTGATCGCCTTCGTCTACCTGTTCAGCCGCTTGATGGGCCAGGCCGACATCGGCGCATTGCTGCAGATCCGCCATTTCAGCTGGAGCAGCTTCTTGCTCGCGGTTTCGCTGGCAGCGTCCTGGCAAATCGCGTTCGGGCCCTATGTGGCGGACTACTCACGTTACCTGCCGAGCAGCACCTCCTCAGTGAAAACCTTCCTGGCGGCTGGCGCAGGGTCGGTCATCGGCGCGCAGGTGGCGATGGTTCTCGGCGTGTTTGCCGCCGCCATGGCCAACGGGCAATTTGCCGGGCACGAAGTGGCTTACATCGTTGGCCTGAGCGGCAGCGGTGCAGCGGCGGCGTTGCTGTACTTCAGTATCGCGTTCGGCAAGGTCACGATTTCCACGCTGAACTCCTACGGCAGTTTCATGTGTATCGCGACCATCATCAGCGGCTTCCAGGGCCACCTGCGGGTATCGCGTCTGCAGCGCCTGCTGTTCGTGCTGGCGATTGTCGGCACGGCCACCCTGATCGCGCTGCTCGGCCAGCACTCGTTCCTGGGGGCGTTCAAGTCGTTCATCCTGTTTCTGCTGGCGTTCTTCACGCCCTGGAGCGCGATCAATCTGGTGGATTACTACTGCATCACCCGCGAGCGTTATGACGTGCCAGCGCTGGCTGACCCCAAAGGTCGCTACGGGCGTTGGAACCCCCTGGGCATCAGCGTTTATGTATTCGGTGTGCTGGTGCAGCTGCCGTTCATTTCCACCAAGTTCTATACCGGCCCGCTGGTAGAAACCCTGGGTGGGGTGGATATCTCCTGGATCATCGGCCTGGTATTGCCGGCGGCCCTGTACTACCTGTGCGCGAAAAAATGGCACGGCACGATGCCTGATCAACTGATCCTGCCGGTCGAGCAGGACAGCGTTGCACCCACGCAAACAAGCGGTATCGGTCGCGCTGCGGCGCAGGCCTGA